The Candidatus Denitrolinea symbiosum DNA window ACGTGTCCTCCGCCTGCAAAAATAGCGGGCCGCTCCCACCCCTCCCCGTCAAAATATCCCTCGCGCGGACATTCAGGACCGCCTTCGCCGCCTCGACTCCCGAAGCCGTGACTCCCGCCACGCCGTGGCTGGTCGTGCTTTGACCGCACAGGAAGAGTCCCTCGAACTCCGTCCGCGCCGAAAACCCGAGCGGACCGACCTGCGACGGGCGTTTATCAATGCCGTATAAATTTCCGCGCGTCGCGTTGAGATAATGCTCGTTCGAGAGCGGCGTGCCGAGACTGTAATACGTGATGTGTTTGCTCAACCCGGGGATGCGCTTCTCCAGCCCGCGCACCATGCGCCACGCCAGGTCTTCCTTCATCGCGTCGTAATCGGCGGGGCGCGCGCCGTATTTCGTATGAGCCCATTTTTCAAAAGCGTCATACCCAACGAACGCAAACGACTCGCAGGTATGATGTCCCGCCGTCGCGCCGTGCGCGCGCATCTTCGACGGGTCTTTCAACGTCGTCACCGTCAAAAACATCCCAGGCGGAGTCTCCTCGCGTAACAGCGCATCCGTGAGTCCGTCCGCGTAAATCTTATCCACGTCCGCGTGATCGTAGTACCACATATTGCCCGAGTCGAGTCCCGCGCCGCGCAGATCCATGTCGGTGGCGAAGAACAGGCTGAGGCACGACGTCGAATATCGGACAGAATCCACTTTCCGCTTGAGTCGAGCCGAGAGCCTGTCCCTCCCGATCATCTTTCCGAACGTCGCTTCGGGATCGGCATTGGAGACGACGACGCCCGCGCGGATCTCCTCCCCCGATTCCAATTCGACGCCGATCACCTTCCTCCCCTCCAGCATGATCCGCTTCACGCGTGACTTGAGGCGGATCGCCCCGCCCGCGCGTTTCAGCCCCCGGACGAACGCGCGCGGGATGACGAACGCGCCGCCCATCGGGTAGTATCCGCCGTCGAGATAGTGATGCGTGATGCCCGCGTGCATGAACGCGCTGACCTGCGACGGCGGCATCCCGTGGTCGCCC harbors:
- a CDS encoding phytoene dehydrogenase, with the protein product MTDYDVIVIGSGAGGLTAAVALARAGKKVLVLEQHDRPGGWTHSFTLNGYRFSPGVHYIGDLQEGGGLRRIYDGLDVSQDLAFVELNPDGYDHIIVGDKQVDFPKGKENLIERLKTHFPHEAQGIDGYFNDLTNMIEGLRRIGDLSNPLGAARGAGNVIKWMRATGADLINAHVSDPVLRGVLAGQSGDHGMPPSQVSAFMHAGITHHYLDGGYYPMGGAFVIPRAFVRGLKRAGGAIRLKSRVKRIMLEGRKVIGVELESGEEIRAGVVVSNADPEATFGKMIGRDRLSARLKRKVDSVRYSTSCLSLFFATDMDLRGAGLDSGNMWYYDHADVDKIYADGLTDALLREETPPGMFLTVTTLKDPSKMRAHGATAGHHTCESFAFVGYDAFEKWAHTKYGARPADYDAMKEDLAWRMVRGLEKRIPGLSKHITYYSLGTPLSNEHYLNATRGNLYGIDKRPSQVGPLGFSARTEFEGLFLCGQSTTSHGVAGVTASGVEAAKAVLNVRARDILTGRGGSGPLFLQAEDTSAWAGHLKEKVARSAESEEEEEKMEGEV